The genomic stretch TCGAGAAAAGATGCACGTCGAGCGATTTGTGATGCGAAGAATCGAAATGAAGGTGGTTTTTTTCAATCGTCGAGGCTCGTCGTCCTCCGTTCGACACAGCGGTAACTGAGCATCGTATCCAGCTTATTTCTTACCGTTTCAGATGCTGAAAATGTTGGTTATACTGGTTAGTAATATCACGGgctagagagaaaaaaaaggaatatttGCCAGCCAGTAAATGATAAAGACACATTGCTTTTTGAACAGGGGACCACTTACTCTAATCTTTTGGTGCTCCGTGGAACACTTTAGTCCACTCATTCGTTGAAGCATAAACTGTAACCACGAGTAACCATGTGTTGATGAATGTGATTAGAGCCGATTTGTTAGTTAGAAGGAACAAGACTGCGGAACAAGACCTTACCCTTCAACGATTCCATCGCTattctttacaatttttttcacACAATGTGGTCAGAAGAAACCTTATTAACGCAATAATGTTTCCCTTGCAAAGGGATCATGTGAAGAGCGTGCACTGATTTAGATATTacgtttttctctttctctacgCTAGTTTTACGTTTGCATAgacattaaatatttcaattttaaatgaaatatctttACTCCTGCGAGATATAATTTCTAACGAAAATAACATTTGGCAAATCACCGAATATCTATGCAAACGATGTTGTTTCTCGGTAGACCTACTATTCTTATAAATTCTCTAAATCATTGAAATCAGAGCACACCAACCAGATCATCTGTTTCCCCCGTTAGTCACGAAACCGCCAAACATGTACGCAGTACGCAGTTACGAAATTAGACGAGCTACACGAAAACCCGTCTCGACAGTCTAACGTATTGCGCACAAAGAGCGCATAATACAACGAGTAGATCAGATGATAGGCTACCTTTTGCCACGGGTGCGCCTTAATCTGTGGAAATTTGAACTCGGTATAGTTGGGATTCATCTCACGTATCTGGTCACGTGTAGGTGTGCCGAGCACCTTGATGATCTCGACCAGTTGATCCACGCCACTATCTCCGGGAAATATCGGTTGGCCGAGCAACAATTCCGCTACTACACAGCCTGCGCTCCACACATCTGTAAACACGATAAAACTTTTTAATTAGACatataaacgaaagaaaagaataaatctTTCTATTTTCTGTCCCGCCTTTTtcctgtattttatattttatatttattttatatatattttgtgtgCCATATTTCTTTCTAGTTTATCATATTCATATAAGTAAAGTGCCTTGACGCATTGCCAGCCAATCTTTCAATCTTTAACGTAATaaatagactgcggatgtttatgcaaatttatacttTCATAAGCATGACTAAAAAACGGAACTTAAATAGAACCGCAAATACTGTTACGGGGTCGATTCTGTTCCTCTTGCATGATTCTTTGTCCATGCTACGTACATTCTATATACATTCTATACAATTCTACACGTACGATGTATTTAGATCTGTACGAGTCGAGGCTACGGAAACGACTGGCTGCTGTCCTTTCTATTTAATCAATATCCCGGATATGGGTAAAGTCgtcttcttgattttctgttacGATACGCACTGCCTTTAACGTTTCACGCTGCGGCTGTCGGATAGTTTTGACGTTCCACATTGTGACTTTCGAACTTTCAAATATCCAGAATTCTATTATAGCAATCTgctttactttggatattttgcgCGCTTGTACATATCGTGTATAGCCTACGTTTTTACACGCTCCAATATCTTTCAAATTTGGAATGATTTTCGTACGTATCGAACAAGTAggagattttataaaaatttactaAAATACCTTCAAGTACGTAGTTTAAGCTGATAAAATTCGAACGTTCAAAGAAGGTTAAACAACCTTTTATTTACAATTAACCAAACTGGTATTCTGCTAGGCACATGAAACAGTCTACAGTACACCATTCAATGAATTAACTAGAATTGAATGAtgttaacaataaaaataatacataagTAATCGTACCAATCTTCGTGGTATAATCGATAGCACCAAAGATTAATTCGGGTGCGCGATAATAACGACTACAGATGTAAGACACATTAGGCTCTCCTTTGACCAGATGTTTAGCAGAGCCAAAATCACAGAGCTTCAAGACACCGGATTCTGGGTCCAGGAGTAGATTCTGTGGCTTGATGTCCCTGTGACAGATCCCCAGCGAGTGGATGTATGCCAGAGAGCGGAACAGTTGGTACATGTACAACTGGAAATATATCACAAAAAATGATATTAGAATGTTATtaatgtgaaattaaaaatgttcCGATTATAGCGACTGATGAATCGAATACGAGGAAAGCTTTAGTTGGTCTACGGTTTAATTGCGTCTATCGATAATTATGGATAATTATTGTATGTCATATGATTATATGTAAGATCGAGTAATTTTGCAATCTATGACACGTCGTTCTGTAGAATGAAACGAATTCGTATTATATGTATGAGCTGGTATATTACGGTTGATTAAAGATAATGATATTTTTGAATTAAAGATGTCTtggttatttatttttcaacgaattgAGAATTATGCTGTATTCTATTTGAAATTATTACTTCATGTATAAAACCTCTTGCGGTAGTGGTTCAACgattattattgtaattttcAGCTTACCTTAATGAAATTTATCGGTATGGTTTGCTTGCTTTTGTTATAATGCCGAGCGACTTTATACACTGTTTCAGGTATGTATTCCAACACTAGGTTCAGATAAACCTCGTCCTTCTAAAAGAAATCCGCAAAGTCTTTTGTTAGTACGAATCTACACCATCGACATACGAAGGTGTACCGTTTCAAAGGCACACGCGACTCGAGAGTAAATTCTTTTGCACGGCTTAGTTGCTTGTTTCATCGTAGAAAATCGATCGGCATGAATTTTACATGACGAATTACGCGAAGTGCCTTTGAACCGTGCACACGCAACTCCAGAAGATTATTTTCTATAACTAGTCAAGCTGCGTTAGCTACTACAGCTTGAATCAAAAATATAGTCACTCAAGGATACACTCCACTACTCAAAGTTAAGAAAAAAACAAGAACAACGATTATAAAGTACCGTGCGAAAGTTTTAGGCCACCCATCGAACAacaattttttctatttttttatttctcggtGTCACTTTAGATTTGTCGTTACTTCATAAAGCAGAcgttcgattaaaaaattactggtaatttgtttaaaaacaTAATAACGGTATTTCACTGTTTCTTAGATCTTGTcgaataatttttcaacaatcatcgaaatttattttctactattcgatattttgttttcagtatttcaaataaatcacATTTTTCGTTTACTCCGTTCTGATTGATGGCTCATCTAAAATCTATCTAAACGCGcgttttataacatttaggcaaTAACTGGACGCAATTTTCTAATTTCCTAATGTTCCTTCCTCGCtcgtaaatattttctaaaaatacgaTTGATAAATATAATGATTGAATAAAGCTCGCTATCATTGATGGCCTAAAACATTTGCATCGTACTGCATCTCTATATAAAATCAGtctatttagaaaaaataaaattccagaAATAATTGACACTGTGCAACACACGTGGAACCAAACTATGATTCGTAGGGGTGAGGGTAGAGTTTCCAATATGATTGGTGACGGGGCTGGCGGCCTTGAGCAACGAAGTTCTTTGACTCAGGCTATAGACTTCGTATTTAGTGTTCTACGATGTTCGCGGCTGACACATAACAACAAAAACGTGTTATCGTTTTTTTGTCGTTAATCTGTCTACGTGTAAGCGGAACTGCCTAAATTCTCTCAAAAAAAGGACCTCTCCGTCAAAACTACTGGGTACTCTCTTGTTCACTTACGTCCACATGAAAAACTGGATTAGTTGCGTTTAAGATGTTCTACAAAATAACACAACAACGTCGCATGCATTAAACTAACAATGAATACTTGGCGTTTTGTATCATTGTGTATCATTCGAGAGAAATCAGAAGTATCGCTCTACTGCATTTAATtccaaaagtattcgaacagtAGCAAACTGCGGCTCAAAAATCaattaaatttgtttttcttttttttttttgttttctcaaaaTGCTCGACAAAATTATACGTAATTATTAAAGCAAACGATATTTTAACGTGATGTTTACAAAATTTTGAAGAGGATAAAAAATCTCGTTTAGCTTCGAGGATCAATCGTCTAAAAAAGACAATTTTAATAACACGGGATTGAGCGAATTTTAAAACTGCTTccctgtaaaaaaaaaaagacacaaaATACGACATCATATTCTTCCTTTGTACTCCTCAATTCTTTCGTAATTAACTCAGATATATCGTTGTACGGTTAAATTTTGTTACTATCCAAATACTTTTAGGTAATATCTGTATATCGTGAGTataatcgaagaaaaagaagaaaaaaaaagagagagagaaagaatcaAGGGAAATAATTTGCGTGACGCAAGAAACGTTCGAATAAAAAACATTGTGTGAAAAGAAAAATCCACTTTCTTATGGAGTAGATCGTACGTCCAACAATAATTGCTTCAACGTTCAAAATTTCAATCGAGTGTACGGAATTATCGTTAAAAAGAATCTTAACAAATAGTTACCTTATCGCCACTGGAGTAGAAGAAGTATTTCAGTTTTACAATGTTGCAGTGCTCGAGACGCCGCATGATTTGTAACTCCCTGTTCTATAAATAAAAGGAAGGGAAAATCCGATTAATTCACGTAGTTCCTCGTTCGTGTTTACTTCGTCGCGACGACGGTGTTTCCCTTATCTTCGATTAGAATCGTTGTTAAGCACGTTTGTTGTTACATTCCCGAGATTTAATACGGAGATTGAGGTCGTGGATTATCGTTTCTCAAACATTGCAATCTCGCAAAACATAAATCTAATTTTATCGATACGTAAATACGACGATATTATACGGTCGTCTCGGATCGGACGAATTAAACAATTTCATCGAACAGCGATAATTTATCTCTACTCGTACAATTTCCTTCCTTTTCGTTTTATCTCTACGACTATCGATCAAAGGTAAAAACTATAGAAAGATACAGCAGAATTTGTAAACGCATTCGaggattaaaaaatgag from Bombus vancouverensis nearcticus chromosome 9, iyBomVanc1_principal, whole genome shotgun sequence encodes the following:
- the LOC117158776 gene encoding protein kinase shaggy isoform X7, yielding MERVPEEEDRDGNKVTTVVATPGAGPDRPQEISYTDTKVIGNGSFGVVYLAKLCDTEELVAIKKVLQDKRFKNRELQIMRRLEHCNIVKLKYFFYSSGDKNILNATNPVFHVDKDEVYLNLVLEYIPETVYKVARHYNKSKQTIPINFIKLYMYQLFRSLAYIHSLGICHRDIKPQNLLLDPESGVLKLCDFGSAKHLVKGEPNVSYICSRYYRAPELIFGAIDYTTKIDVWSAGCVVAELLLGQPIFPGDSGVDQLVEIIKVLGTPTRDQIREMNPNYTEFKFPQIKAHPWQKVFRARTPPEAMELVAGLLEYTPSGRITPLEACAHPFFDELREQGTRLPNGRELPPLFNFTEYELRIQPSLNSILKPKYMQTSENPGGQSEPVAGSSGNSSDNNVNTNTLSSSKNTDPGQSNMA
- the LOC117158776 gene encoding glycogen synthase kinase-3 beta isoform X5 gives rise to the protein MSSRPRTTSFADCTNAPTNPPLGGMRVSNRDGNKVTTVVATPGAGPDRPQEISYTDTKVIGNGSFGVVYLAKLCDTEELVAIKKVLQDKRFKNRELQIMRRLEHCNIVKLKYFFYSSGDKNILNATNPVFHVDKDEVYLNLVLEYIPETVYKVARHYNKSKQTIPINFIKLYMYQLFRSLAYIHSLGICHRDIKPQNLLLDPESGVLKLCDFGSAKHLVKGEPNVSYICSRYYRAPELIFGAIDYTTKIDVWSAGCVVAELLLGQPIFPGDSGVDQLVEIIKVLGTPTRDQIREMNPNYTEFKFPQIKAHPWQKVFRARTPPEAMELVAGLLEYTPSGRITPLEACAHPFFDELREQGTRLPNGRELPPLFNFTEYELRIQPSLNSILKPKYMQTSENPGGQSEPVAGSSGNSSDNNVNTNTLSSSKNTDPGQSNMA
- the LOC117158776 gene encoding glycogen synthase kinase-3 beta isoform X6, whose protein sequence is MERVPEEEGHPAGGVTLKKDRDGNKVTTVVATPGAGPDRPQEISYTDTKVIGNGSFGVVYLAKLCDTEELVAIKKVLQDKRFKNRELQIMRRLEHCNIVKLKYFFYSSGDKNILNATNPVFHVDKDEVYLNLVLEYIPETVYKVARHYNKSKQTIPINFIKLYMYQLFRSLAYIHSLGICHRDIKPQNLLLDPESGVLKLCDFGSAKHLVKGEPNVSYICSRYYRAPELIFGAIDYTTKIDVWSAGCVVAELLLGQPIFPGDSGVDQLVEIIKVLGTPTRDQIREMNPNYTEFKFPQIKAHPWQKVFRARTPPEAMELVAGLLEYTPSGRITPLEACAHPFFDELREQGTRLPNGRELPPLFNFTEYELRIQPSLNSILKPKYMQTSENPGGQSEPVAGSSGNSSDNNVNTNTLSSSKNTDPGQSNMA